From the Chloroflexus aurantiacus J-10-fl genome, one window contains:
- a CDS encoding regulatory protein RecX gives MPAGTITAIRQQTNDAQRVNIFIDGEFAIGISLNTLTRMRLAVGVHLDDHGWQQLVACEEADQAMQKALRQLERRPRSVNEIYRYLQRKGFREAICQQVVARLQELGLLNDADFAERWVANRRTLRYRGERALRAELRQKGIAPELIEDALSGEKDELGEALRAEQAARAVLARYLRHTDWLTFQRRLGGYLLRRGFASDLVRPLLLRLWREAHPADDIDDEEPY, from the coding sequence ATGCCTGCTGGAACAATCACTGCAATTCGGCAACAAACGAACGACGCGCAGCGTGTGAATATCTTTATCGACGGTGAGTTTGCGATTGGGATTAGCCTCAATACTCTCACCCGTATGCGCCTGGCGGTTGGCGTGCATCTCGACGATCACGGCTGGCAACAGCTCGTTGCTTGTGAAGAGGCTGATCAGGCGATGCAAAAGGCCCTGCGCCAGCTTGAACGACGACCACGTTCCGTCAATGAAATCTATCGCTATTTGCAACGCAAAGGCTTTCGCGAAGCGATCTGTCAACAGGTCGTTGCCCGGTTACAGGAATTAGGCCTGCTCAATGATGCCGACTTCGCCGAGCGTTGGGTCGCAAACCGGCGTACACTGCGCTATCGAGGTGAACGGGCTTTGCGCGCAGAACTACGCCAGAAAGGGATTGCACCCGAGTTGATCGAGGATGCACTATCCGGCGAGAAAGACGAACTTGGGGAAGCGTTGCGGGCAGAGCAGGCAGCTCGTGCTGTGTTAGCGCGTTACCTCAGGCATACTGACTGGCTGACGTTCCAACGCCGACTGGGTGGATATTTGCTGCGTCGGGGTTTTGCGAGCGATCTGGTGCGTCCACTGCTCCTGCGCCTCTGGCGAGAAGCGCATCCTGCTGACGACATCGATGATGAGGAACCCTATTGA
- a CDS encoding adenylate/guanylate cyclase domain-containing protein produces the protein MARITVTIHGEQHTFPITERGLTIGRQLDNEIVLNHAIVSRKHARIELRGRRAWIIDLNSRNGVTVNRLRVKEEQLNDGDVIGVGPFELVYEDRAAQSVVLDDNRYFPVASESQVVAAHELQLLPSDLQAFYQISMRVNQALDYRELLDLVMEEIIRLVPAQRGFLLLRKGDELVPRVIYPPGLGDVAIAGSIVRKAIERGEAVLTHDARIEFAGSKSIIAANIRSAICAPLMTQGGAIGVILLDSPGREQFSVRDRDIVVAIANLAAVAIERARLTEELRIQGQVRQNLERFLSPNVAQALARYVAQHGKLWEAQEQIVTVLFADVKGFTSLSERLSPREVQDLLNEYLHEMTDVIFRYNGTVDKYIGDGIMAVFGAPRLPEDPLDEQHAVRAVAAAVEMQQAQQRLVSRLDPDKVFTIRIGVNTGPAFTGFFGTRHRLEYTAIGDTVNTASRLESAAEPGTVFIGEDTARLVSSEFELQEMGELQLKGKQQRVRAFKVLGTRPKPGGLQTIAYTSS, from the coding sequence ATGGCACGGATTACGGTCACCATTCATGGCGAACAGCATACCTTCCCGATTACCGAGCGCGGTCTGACGATTGGACGCCAGCTTGACAACGAGATTGTGCTCAACCACGCGATTGTCTCGCGCAAGCATGCACGAATTGAATTACGGGGCCGGCGCGCATGGATCATCGATCTCAATAGCCGCAACGGTGTAACTGTTAACCGACTACGGGTCAAAGAAGAACAGCTCAACGATGGCGATGTGATTGGTGTTGGTCCGTTCGAGCTGGTCTACGAAGACCGGGCAGCGCAAAGTGTTGTCCTGGATGACAATCGTTATTTTCCGGTTGCCTCAGAATCTCAGGTTGTCGCAGCCCACGAGTTGCAGTTACTGCCGTCCGATCTGCAAGCGTTCTACCAGATCAGTATGCGGGTCAACCAGGCGCTCGACTATCGCGAACTGCTCGATCTGGTGATGGAGGAGATTATCCGTCTGGTTCCGGCCCAACGCGGTTTTCTGCTCTTGCGCAAAGGTGATGAACTGGTTCCGCGCGTCATCTATCCCCCCGGCTTGGGTGATGTAGCCATCGCCGGGAGCATCGTTCGTAAAGCCATTGAGCGTGGCGAAGCTGTCTTGACTCACGATGCCCGTATCGAGTTTGCCGGCTCAAAGAGCATCATTGCCGCAAATATTCGTTCGGCTATCTGCGCACCGCTGATGACGCAAGGCGGCGCGATTGGCGTTATCCTGCTTGACTCGCCGGGCCGAGAACAATTTTCGGTGCGCGACCGGGATATTGTGGTAGCAATTGCCAATCTGGCTGCGGTGGCGATTGAACGGGCACGTCTCACGGAAGAACTACGCATCCAGGGTCAGGTGCGGCAAAACCTTGAGCGATTCCTGTCACCAAATGTCGCTCAGGCGCTGGCGCGTTATGTGGCTCAGCACGGTAAACTCTGGGAGGCGCAGGAACAAATCGTCACCGTATTGTTTGCCGATGTGAAGGGCTTCACCTCGCTCTCCGAACGGCTTTCACCACGTGAGGTGCAGGATTTGCTCAATGAATACCTGCACGAAATGACCGATGTCATTTTCCGGTACAATGGCACCGTTGATAAATACATTGGTGATGGGATTATGGCCGTGTTCGGAGCACCACGCTTACCGGAAGACCCACTCGATGAACAGCACGCCGTGCGGGCAGTGGCAGCCGCTGTTGAGATGCAGCAAGCTCAACAACGGCTGGTAAGTCGGCTCGATCCAGATAAAGTCTTTACCATTCGGATCGGTGTGAACACTGGCCCCGCCTTCACCGGCTTTTTCGGTACGCGCCACCGCCTGGAATATACCGCCATCGGCGATACGGTAAATACCGCATCGCGGTTAGAGTCGGCAGCCGAACCAGGGACGGTCTTTATCGGCGAAGACACGGCCCGTCTGGTGAGTAGCGAGTTTGAACTGCAAGAGATGGGAGAATTGCAGTTGAAGGGCAAACAACAGCGTGTCCGCGCGTTTAAGGTGCTCGGGACACGACCTAAGCCGGGTGGATTGCAAACAATAGCGTACACCAGTTCATAA
- a CDS encoding E3 ubiquitin ligase family protein — MIVGGVLLLVLAVIFFFVARANAGKLQALNAVDTYDTATLSAIHRRITTALGAHDFAQPCEVMGLIECATPLTGPVSGQALVAYLYTTHREYEERITTQESGRSTTRIERRSEQLEQNERRVPFTIRDDTGQVLVVPDGAKIDLIETANRFLETPQPWTGATRTLGQRQFERGLEVGIRVFVSGTAIDQNGQVVIARHPTNSKQTFIISRKSEHELANSAATWARNMRYAAIASGVIGLALVVGGVLVSG; from the coding sequence ATGATTGTCGGCGGTGTATTGTTGCTTGTGCTGGCCGTCATCTTCTTTTTTGTTGCGCGGGCCAATGCCGGCAAGTTGCAAGCCCTGAATGCGGTTGACACCTACGATACGGCCACCCTGTCGGCAATTCACCGCCGGATCACAACAGCGCTGGGGGCACATGATTTTGCCCAACCCTGCGAAGTGATGGGATTGATCGAATGTGCCACGCCACTCACCGGTCCCGTTTCAGGACAGGCGCTGGTTGCGTATCTGTACACGACTCATCGGGAATATGAGGAACGGATCACTACCCAGGAGAGCGGACGGAGCACAACCCGTATCGAACGCCGGAGTGAGCAGCTCGAACAGAACGAGCGGCGCGTGCCGTTTACCATTCGTGACGACACCGGTCAAGTGCTGGTTGTCCCCGATGGCGCTAAGATTGATCTGATTGAAACCGCGAATCGCTTTCTTGAAACACCCCAACCGTGGACAGGCGCAACCCGCACACTCGGTCAACGTCAGTTTGAGCGTGGTCTGGAAGTAGGGATACGTGTCTTCGTTTCTGGTACAGCAATCGATCAGAACGGTCAGGTCGTGATTGCCCGCCATCCGACCAACAGTAAGCAGACCTTTATTATCAGCCGCAAAAGTGAACACGAACTGGCCAACTCCGCTGCGACCTGGGCACGGAATATGCGCTACGCTGCCATTGCCAGCGGGGTGATTGGACTGGCGCTTGTGGTCGGCGGTGTCTTGGTGAGTGGGTGA
- a CDS encoding metal-dependent transcriptional regulator: MNTSHSTTTLRRRHTSSGSEPTAKEREYLEVIYYLASRNEPVIAARLARWMKVQPPTVTHIVSRLLEKGLIERNAHGEITLTATGFQLAEAMVRRHRILEHFLVDVMGLPWHLIHEEAVRLEHTLSPVMEERIMALVGHATTCPHGNPIPGQNEVYTGNTRMDTVQPGQQFRIRRIAEEAEEETPIVSFLEANGLVPGAIFTVADNTAAIGVTLQRPGLSITVPAHIAEMIWGDVETSAQ; encoded by the coding sequence GTGAATACTTCGCATTCTACCACAACCTTACGGCGCCGTCACACCAGTAGCGGTAGTGAACCGACGGCCAAAGAGCGCGAATATCTTGAGGTTATCTATTATCTGGCATCCCGTAACGAACCGGTTATTGCAGCCCGTCTGGCGCGTTGGATGAAGGTACAGCCACCTACCGTAACCCATATTGTTTCTCGTTTGCTTGAAAAGGGTTTGATCGAACGCAACGCCCATGGCGAGATTACACTCACCGCAACGGGTTTTCAGTTGGCCGAAGCAATGGTGCGTCGTCACCGAATCCTGGAGCATTTCCTCGTTGATGTCATGGGATTGCCCTGGCATCTGATTCACGAGGAAGCCGTTCGTTTGGAACATACCCTTTCGCCGGTGATGGAAGAGCGGATTATGGCGCTGGTCGGCCATGCAACGACCTGTCCACATGGTAATCCTATTCCAGGACAAAATGAAGTGTATACCGGGAATACCCGCATGGATACAGTCCAACCCGGGCAACAGTTCAGAATACGGCGGATTGCAGAAGAGGCCGAAGAAGAAACGCCGATTGTCTCCTTCCTTGAGGCGAATGGGCTGGTACCGGGAGCTATCTTTACCGTTGCCGATAATACGGCGGCAATCGGGGTCACCCTTCAGCGACCGGGTTTATCGATTACTGTTCCGGCGCACATTGCTGAGATGATTTGGGGTGATGTTGAGACCTCTGCGCAATAG
- a CDS encoding M14 family metallopeptidase produces MPAIDFTRYYRPHEVEAALKAWAEEYPHLCSLRSIGTSYEGRSIWLLTLTNQATGADDEKPAFWLDANIHATEVTGCMGALHVIQTVLTGYGHDPNLTALLDERALYIVPCLNPDGMEQALTSPVYVRSGTRRYPFTDDRDGLYPADIDGDGLILQMRVVDPDGGWKVSERDPRLMRRRAPDERGGTYYRVYTEGLIRNFDGYEVKIAPPAQGLDFNRNFPYIWAPEGVQRGAGPYPTSEPEIRAAVEFLTSHLNVSGAISYHTYSGAILRPYSDKPDDQMPIDDLWTYKELGNRGQEITGYKHVSVYHGFRYHPREVMRGAFDDWAYEQLGIFAFTVELWDMIGEAGIKDRDFIEWFRDHPEEDDLKLLRWNDEQLGGAGFVNWRPFNHPQLGPVEIGGWIERRTFGNPPEQFLLRTLEPNTRFVLAFAQTGPRLELRHVQAEALGGDLYRLQAVVVNSGYLPTYGSRKALEVKAVQPIEVEVLLPEGGEIVSGERRQEIGQLEGRANKRALWGGSFPTDHLRRLTWTVRAPAGSSVSVVARSQRAGTARATVQLDG; encoded by the coding sequence ATGCCCGCAATTGATTTCACGCGCTATTACCGTCCACACGAAGTTGAAGCCGCATTGAAAGCCTGGGCCGAAGAGTATCCTCACCTTTGTTCTCTGCGTAGCATCGGTACCAGCTACGAGGGACGTTCGATCTGGTTGCTGACGTTGACCAATCAGGCTACCGGAGCCGATGACGAAAAACCGGCTTTCTGGCTTGATGCCAACATCCATGCGACCGAAGTGACCGGTTGTATGGGGGCGCTGCACGTTATTCAGACTGTGCTGACCGGCTACGGTCACGATCCTAACCTGACTGCTTTGCTCGATGAACGTGCATTGTATATCGTGCCATGCCTCAACCCCGATGGCATGGAACAGGCGCTCACCTCACCGGTCTATGTGCGCTCAGGTACCCGGCGTTACCCATTCACCGACGACCGGGACGGTCTCTACCCGGCTGATATTGATGGCGATGGTTTGATCTTGCAGATGCGCGTGGTCGATCCCGATGGGGGCTGGAAGGTGAGTGAGCGCGATCCGCGGCTGATGCGGCGGCGTGCTCCCGACGAGCGCGGTGGCACGTACTACCGGGTCTATACCGAGGGATTGATTCGCAATTTTGATGGCTACGAGGTCAAGATTGCACCACCGGCCCAGGGGCTGGATTTTAATCGCAATTTTCCCTACATCTGGGCACCGGAAGGGGTACAGCGTGGTGCTGGCCCGTATCCAACCTCTGAGCCGGAGATTCGGGCGGCGGTTGAGTTTCTCACCTCCCATCTGAACGTTAGTGGGGCCATCTCATACCACACCTATTCCGGTGCTATTCTCCGCCCCTATTCCGATAAACCCGACGATCAGATGCCGATTGATGATCTCTGGACGTACAAAGAGCTGGGGAATCGCGGCCAGGAGATCACCGGCTACAAACACGTCTCGGTTTATCACGGCTTTCGTTATCACCCGCGTGAAGTCATGCGCGGCGCTTTCGATGATTGGGCCTACGAACAGCTTGGCATCTTCGCCTTTACCGTCGAGTTGTGGGATATGATCGGCGAGGCCGGCATTAAGGATCGTGATTTCATCGAATGGTTCCGCGATCATCCCGAAGAGGACGATCTCAAGCTCTTGCGCTGGAATGATGAACAGCTTGGCGGCGCCGGTTTTGTCAACTGGCGACCGTTCAATCATCCGCAGCTTGGCCCGGTCGAAATTGGGGGATGGATCGAGCGCCGCACGTTTGGCAATCCGCCCGAACAATTTCTGCTACGAACGCTGGAACCCAATACACGCTTTGTCCTGGCCTTTGCTCAGACCGGCCCACGGCTCGAATTGCGCCACGTGCAGGCCGAAGCGCTAGGCGGTGATCTCTACCGCTTGCAGGCAGTCGTGGTCAACAGCGGCTATCTGCCGACGTATGGCAGCCGCAAGGCTTTAGAAGTAAAAGCAGTGCAGCCAATTGAGGTCGAAGTGTTGCTTCCTGAAGGCGGTGAGATCGTGAGCGGTGAACGGCGCCAGGAGATCGGCCAACTGGAAGGGCGGGCGAACAAGCGCGCGTTGTGGGGAGGGAGTTTCCCAACCGATCATCTGCGGCGCCTGACCTGGACGGTACGTGCACCGGCGGGCAGCAGCGTCTCGGTGGTTGCCCGTTCCCAGCGCGCCGGTACGGCCCGGGCAACGGTGCAGCTAGACGGTTAG
- a CDS encoding PSP1 domain-containing protein yields the protein MPVVVGIRFKDSGKIYYFDPRDLELRVGDQVIVETVRGFELAKVAFERREVGDDEIVGELKPVVRRAEASDLMRMAELQQYHAEALARCAEKVQEHGLPMKLVKAEYSFDGSRLTFYFTADQRVDFRQLVRDLARTFKTRIELRQIGPRDEAKMLGGIGPCGRILCCTSFLPDYARVTIKMAKDQDLPLNPSKISGVCGRLLCCLSYEHEQYLEMRAQLPKRGSWVMTPDGPGEVIGQNVLKQQVLVQLASSGMIETYDLSQITLATEQVAALARARAAEGITPVSPAKPDRGERRMLRDEIDAFDWSDDLSLLEDEDVLPSPPPAPVLPPASVLPPPVESKRDTEQKPTPKSRPNRRNDQPMKAKAEAATKPAKTSASQQPATASKATPARDAAEKATPPAGNSAGRRRRRRRN from the coding sequence ATGCCTGTCGTAGTTGGCATTCGCTTCAAAGATAGTGGCAAGATTTACTATTTCGATCCACGAGACCTTGAGCTGCGCGTTGGCGATCAGGTCATTGTTGAAACGGTACGTGGCTTTGAACTGGCCAAAGTTGCCTTTGAACGGCGCGAAGTTGGCGATGATGAGATTGTCGGTGAGCTAAAGCCGGTTGTGCGGCGTGCCGAGGCGAGCGATTTGATGCGCATGGCTGAATTGCAGCAGTATCACGCCGAAGCGCTGGCTCGCTGTGCCGAAAAGGTGCAAGAGCATGGCTTACCGATGAAGCTGGTGAAAGCCGAATATTCATTCGACGGCTCGCGTTTGACGTTCTATTTCACTGCTGACCAGCGCGTCGATTTTCGTCAGCTTGTGCGTGATCTGGCCCGTACCTTCAAGACGCGCATTGAGTTACGACAGATCGGGCCGCGCGATGAGGCAAAAATGCTCGGCGGCATCGGGCCGTGCGGTCGTATCCTGTGCTGCACCTCGTTTCTGCCTGATTATGCCCGGGTGACCATCAAGATGGCCAAGGATCAAGACCTGCCACTCAACCCCAGTAAGATCAGTGGCGTTTGTGGCCGTCTGCTGTGTTGTCTGTCGTATGAGCATGAACAGTATCTTGAGATGCGTGCACAATTGCCCAAACGTGGGAGTTGGGTCATGACCCCCGATGGGCCGGGTGAGGTGATTGGCCAGAATGTTTTGAAGCAACAGGTTCTGGTACAACTGGCCAGCAGTGGAATGATTGAGACCTACGATTTGAGCCAGATTACGCTGGCAACTGAGCAGGTAGCAGCACTGGCACGCGCACGAGCTGCCGAGGGAATTACACCGGTCTCACCCGCTAAACCTGATCGTGGCGAGCGCCGCATGCTGCGCGATGAGATTGATGCGTTTGACTGGAGTGATGATCTCAGCCTGCTGGAAGATGAAGATGTGCTGCCATCTCCACCTCCTGCACCGGTGTTACCTCCTGCATCGGTGTTACCGCCGCCTGTAGAATCAAAGCGGGATACAGAACAGAAGCCAACACCCAAATCACGGCCAAACCGCCGTAATGATCAGCCGATGAAAGCCAAAGCAGAAGCTGCCACCAAACCGGCCAAAACGTCGGCATCACAGCAACCGGCAACCGCTTCCAAAGCAACACCGGCCAGGGATGCAGCGGAAAAAGCGACGCCACCCGCCGGCAACAGTGCCGGTAGGCGGCGCCGACGGCGGCGGAATTAG
- a CDS encoding MBL fold metallo-hydrolase yields MAEVQFLGHSCFRLRGRDGTIVCDPYHRSIGLDIGRPTATIVTVSHHHPDHDNAAAIRPLRERVFVVDGPGEYEIGGVLITGVRTFHDQVKGAERGFNTVYIIHLDDLVFCHLGDLGHELTTGQLEEIGSNVDVLFVPVGGGETIGSALASNVISQIEPRFVIPMHYAMGQTNFDPPLAPLEKFISEMGLKEYTAEDKFVINANALPADEEQTRIVILRPVNG; encoded by the coding sequence ATGGCAGAAGTACAGTTTCTCGGTCATTCCTGTTTTCGATTACGCGGTCGTGATGGCACTATCGTCTGCGATCCCTACCATCGCTCAATCGGCCTCGATATTGGCCGACCCACCGCAACCATTGTGACCGTCAGCCATCACCATCCCGATCACGATAATGCTGCCGCTATCCGCCCGTTGCGCGAGCGCGTGTTCGTGGTTGATGGTCCTGGCGAGTACGAAATCGGTGGTGTCCTGATCACCGGTGTGCGTACCTTCCACGATCAGGTAAAAGGTGCCGAACGTGGGTTTAATACGGTCTACATCATCCATCTGGACGATCTGGTCTTTTGTCACTTGGGCGATCTTGGTCATGAGTTGACAACCGGTCAGCTCGAAGAGATCGGCTCCAATGTTGATGTCCTGTTTGTGCCGGTGGGGGGTGGTGAGACGATTGGGTCAGCACTTGCCAGTAATGTGATCAGCCAGATTGAACCACGGTTTGTGATACCGATGCACTATGCGATGGGGCAAACAAATTTCGATCCTCCCCTGGCGCCCTTGGAGAAGTTCATCAGTGAAATGGGATTGAAAGAGTATACGGCTGAAGACAAGTTTGTGATCAATGCCAACGCACTACCGGCTGACGAAGAACAGACGCGGATTGTCATTTTACGACCGGTGAATGGCTAA
- a CDS encoding MBL fold metallo-hydrolase: MEVFAVDHHIWAIDHELLGLPGVGVTYVVRGEEIALIETGTALTVPQTLAGLEALGIEREAVRHILCTHIHMDHAGGAGHLAEALPNAVVYIHSSMAEHLANPAKLMASVRRAVGEEAWPLHGEMLPIAAERIRPAEHLHLDLGRDIILTAIATPGHSPDHLSYLDHKSGGLFIGDAAGLAMDRWGLAFPVTPVPAYNLEAHRSTIAMLRTLNLPRIYLTHYGPHDDVTYQLDRAAHRLDELVDLVERALADGDPDVAALAARWVPYPPDGPAGVVARSWTQMSVAGLIRYELKRRQATG; this comes from the coding sequence ATGGAAGTTTTCGCGGTAGATCATCACATCTGGGCTATTGACCACGAATTGCTCGGCCTGCCCGGAGTTGGCGTGACGTATGTGGTGCGGGGAGAAGAGATTGCGCTGATCGAGACCGGAACGGCGCTTACTGTGCCGCAAACACTGGCCGGTCTGGAAGCACTCGGTATCGAGCGGGAAGCTGTCCGCCACATCCTCTGCACACACATTCATATGGATCACGCCGGTGGTGCGGGACACCTGGCTGAGGCATTACCGAACGCTGTCGTCTACATCCACAGCAGTATGGCTGAACACCTGGCGAATCCCGCCAAACTCATGGCCAGCGTCCGCCGTGCTGTTGGCGAAGAGGCGTGGCCATTGCACGGCGAGATGTTACCCATCGCTGCCGAAAGGATTCGGCCTGCCGAGCACCTGCACCTTGATCTGGGGCGAGACATAATCCTTACGGCGATTGCGACGCCGGGTCATTCACCTGATCACCTCTCGTACCTTGACCACAAGAGTGGTGGTCTGTTTATCGGTGATGCGGCTGGCCTGGCAATGGATCGCTGGGGATTGGCGTTTCCGGTTACGCCAGTTCCTGCCTACAATCTCGAAGCCCATCGCTCGACAATTGCCATGTTGCGAACCCTCAACCTGCCACGGATCTATCTCACACACTACGGGCCACACGATGACGTTACTTATCAGCTTGATCGGGCAGCTCATCGGCTGGATGAACTGGTTGATCTGGTTGAACGGGCACTCGCCGATGGCGATCCCGACGTTGCCGCACTGGCAGCCCGTTGGGTCCCTTACCCTCCAGACGGCCCGGCTGGCGTAGTGGCGCGCAGTTGGACACAGATGAGCGTAGCCGGTCTCATTCGTTACGAATTAAAGCGTCGCCAGGCCACCGGCTAG
- a CDS encoding PP2C family protein-serine/threonine phosphatase, giving the protein MRVRYSARTDVGQRREVNQDAYGSAEIDQGTLLVVCDGMGGHLAGEVASRLAVETIITSFRADNDPAEGLRQALISANQRVYQEGRGTMGTTAVAAFFWHNMLYVANVGDSRAYLVREGLIRQLTNDHSLIGDQVAAGLLTPEQARTSTIRNIITRAIGHQSHVEVDIFREPLLPGDTVVLSTDGMHGLLTDEEIAAIASMHPLDVASRRLVDEANARGGPDNITVVVAQVDGLEPIGYDTPAETVTSPSAPVSPPMARPLSRTGLITSILILVLLVGLATSLLVTNEPSLPPLLSSPTLAATATLPPTTTTPLPRPTETP; this is encoded by the coding sequence ATGCGTGTGCGGTACAGTGCTCGAACGGATGTTGGGCAGCGACGGGAAGTAAATCAAGATGCATACGGCAGTGCCGAGATCGATCAGGGCACACTGCTCGTAGTCTGCGACGGGATGGGGGGGCACCTGGCCGGCGAGGTTGCCAGCAGGCTAGCCGTGGAAACGATCATTACCTCATTTCGGGCTGACAATGACCCCGCAGAAGGATTGCGCCAGGCTCTCATCAGCGCCAACCAGCGCGTATATCAAGAGGGCCGTGGCACGATGGGCACCACGGCGGTAGCCGCCTTTTTCTGGCATAACATGCTCTACGTTGCCAATGTCGGTGATAGCCGGGCCTATCTGGTGCGCGAAGGGCTTATCCGCCAACTGACCAACGATCACTCATTGATTGGCGATCAGGTTGCCGCCGGTTTACTCACACCTGAACAGGCACGCACATCAACCATCCGCAACATTATTACCCGCGCCATTGGTCATCAGTCCCATGTCGAGGTTGATATTTTCCGTGAGCCACTGTTGCCGGGTGATACGGTTGTTCTTTCCACCGATGGGATGCACGGTTTACTAACCGATGAAGAGATTGCGGCCATTGCCAGCATGCATCCGCTCGATGTCGCGAGTCGACGTCTGGTCGATGAGGCGAATGCACGCGGTGGGCCGGATAACATTACCGTCGTCGTGGCTCAGGTTGATGGCCTTGAACCAATCGGGTATGACACGCCGGCAGAGACGGTGACATCGCCATCGGCACCGGTTTCGCCGCCGATGGCCCGTCCGCTTTCGCGAACCGGTCTGATCACGAGCATCCTGATCCTTGTGTTGCTGGTCGGGCTGGCAACGTCGCTACTGGTCACCAATGAACCTTCGCTCCCACCTCTGCTCAGTTCGCCAACGCTTGCCGCTACCGCCACCCTGCCACCGACGACAACAACACCCCTGCCACGGCCCACCGAGACACCCTGA